In a genomic window of Streptomyces sp. NBC_01231:
- the sbnA gene encoding 2,3-diaminopropionate biosynthesis protein SbnA — protein sequence MPVISDPAQFNEEDLYVDLRAALGLPLYLKCEGFNFAGSVKLKAAAEMVDAAEREGRLRPGSVLVESSSGNLGVALGMIAASRGHRFLCVTDARCNRASVRLMEALGSHVHVIDEPDLHGGFLGARIAYVRALCAADERYVWLNQYTNQGNWRAHFRTTAPAIARSFPDLDVLFVGAGTTGTLMGCARWFWQWRRRVRVVAVDSVGSVTFGATPGRRMIPGLGTSVPPPLLDESYVDDVVHVEETDTVRVCRLLAGRGFLFGGSTGTVVSGAGQWLARHGGRELTAVAIAPDLGERYLDTVYREGWPADVTEAEVPAALAGLV from the coding sequence ATGCCCGTCATTTCCGATCCCGCGCAGTTCAACGAGGAGGACCTCTACGTCGACCTGCGGGCCGCGTTGGGGCTTCCCCTGTATCTGAAGTGCGAGGGGTTCAACTTCGCCGGGTCGGTCAAACTGAAGGCCGCGGCCGAGATGGTCGACGCGGCCGAACGTGAGGGCCGGCTGAGACCCGGATCGGTGCTGGTCGAGTCGTCGTCCGGGAACCTGGGCGTGGCGCTCGGCATGATCGCGGCGAGCCGGGGTCACCGGTTCCTGTGCGTGACCGACGCGCGCTGCAACCGGGCGAGCGTCCGCCTGATGGAGGCGCTCGGCAGCCATGTCCACGTGATCGACGAGCCGGACCTGCACGGGGGGTTCCTGGGCGCCCGGATCGCGTACGTGCGTGCCCTGTGCGCCGCCGACGAGAGATACGTGTGGCTCAACCAGTACACCAACCAGGGGAACTGGCGGGCGCACTTCCGCACCACCGCGCCCGCCATCGCCCGCAGCTTCCCGGACCTGGACGTCCTGTTCGTCGGGGCCGGCACCACCGGGACCCTGATGGGGTGCGCCCGCTGGTTCTGGCAGTGGCGGCGCCGGGTGCGGGTGGTCGCCGTCGACAGTGTCGGCTCGGTGACCTTCGGCGCCACCCCGGGCCGACGGATGATTCCCGGGCTGGGCACCAGCGTGCCGCCGCCGCTGCTGGACGAGTCGTACGTCGACGACGTGGTCCATGTCGAGGAGACGGACACCGTGCGGGTGTGCCGGTTGCTGGCCGGGCGGGGTTTCCTCTTCGGGGGTTCCACCGGGACGGTGGTCAGCGGGGCGGGCCAGTGGCTCGCCCGGCACGGGGGCCGCGAGCTGACGGCCGTGGCGATCGCACCGGACCTCGGCGAGCGCTACCTCGACACGGTCTACCGCGAGGGCTGGCCGGCGGACGTCACGGAAGCGGAGGTGCCGGCGGCCTTGGCGGGGCTCGTCTGA
- the sbnB gene encoding 2,3-diaminopropionate biosynthesis protein SbnB, whose product MSPVASVPPFSVISGEQVQQALRGRESEIGELVEAVYRLHGAGDSVNPPSYFLRFPDRPSSRIIALPASLGGPLRVDGVKWISSFPENTRSGLPRASAVLILNDPDTGYPYACLESSVISATRTASSAALAAHRLGAGRERPRRVGFVGTGLIARYIHTHLTATGMEFEETGVYDLSADSAAGFRGYLERSGAQGRITVHEGTESLVRSSDLLVFATVASTPHVHDPLWFEHHPLVLHVSLRDLAPQILLGSANFVDDVEHCLKAETSPHLAEQVTGSREFVDGTLDDVLTGRVAVPTDRTVVFSPFGLGVLDLAVGRFVHDEVALQGELRVVEGFFHELRRYG is encoded by the coding sequence ATGAGCCCCGTGGCGAGCGTGCCGCCGTTCTCGGTGATCTCCGGCGAGCAGGTCCAACAGGCGCTGCGCGGACGGGAGTCGGAGATCGGCGAGCTCGTCGAGGCCGTCTACCGGCTGCATGGTGCCGGTGACTCGGTGAACCCGCCGTCGTACTTCCTGCGCTTCCCGGACCGGCCTTCGTCGCGGATCATCGCGCTGCCCGCCTCGCTGGGCGGGCCGCTTCGGGTGGACGGCGTGAAGTGGATCTCCAGCTTCCCGGAGAACACCAGGTCGGGGCTGCCGCGGGCGTCGGCGGTGCTGATCCTCAACGACCCCGACACCGGCTATCCGTACGCCTGTCTGGAGAGTTCGGTCATCAGCGCCACCCGCACGGCGTCCTCGGCGGCGCTCGCTGCCCACCGGCTCGGCGCCGGGCGGGAGCGGCCGCGGCGGGTCGGCTTCGTCGGCACCGGGCTGATCGCCCGCTACATCCACACCCATCTCACCGCCACGGGCATGGAGTTCGAGGAGACGGGCGTCTACGACCTGTCCGCCGACAGCGCGGCGGGCTTCCGGGGGTACCTGGAGCGGTCGGGCGCGCAGGGGCGGATCACCGTGCACGAGGGAACCGAATCCCTCGTCCGGTCGAGCGACCTGCTGGTGTTCGCGACGGTCGCGTCCACGCCGCACGTCCACGACCCGCTGTGGTTCGAGCACCATCCGCTCGTGCTGCACGTCTCGCTCAGGGATCTCGCACCGCAGATCCTGCTCGGGTCGGCCAACTTCGTCGACGACGTCGAGCACTGTCTGAAGGCGGAGACCTCCCCGCACCTGGCCGAACAGGTCACCGGGAGCCGGGAGTTCGTGGACGGCACGCTGGACGACGTACTGACCGGGCGGGTCGCCGTCCCGACGGACCGCACGGTGGTGTTCTCGCCCTTCGGGCTGGGGGTGCTCGATCTCGCGGTCGGCAGGTTCGTCCACGACGAGGTGGCCCTGCAGGGCGAACTGCGCGTCGTCGAGGGGTTCTTCCACGAGCTGCGCCGGTACGGCTGA
- a CDS encoding TauD/TfdA family dioxygenase, producing the protein MSPSSPTLLPDVELAPGRPPLVYAEAAGDPARWTAAHRDALRSSVAGHGSVLVRGLGLTDAAGTEAVFRRLAGSLMADREPFAPRRRYADGVYSSTKWPANQQMCMHHEASYALEFPGLLLFACLEAPGTGGATCVADGSAVLDALPADLTERFEREGWLLNRTYNDEIGASVAEAFGTDDRDAVERYCRDHGIAWEWRPDGSLRTSQHRSAVVRHPVTGRRCWFNQIAFLSEWTMDPEVREYLVDVYGPDGLPFTTRFGGGDPIDEDLVRTVNEVYEAHTVREAWRAGDLLLVDNIRSAHSREPFDGPREVLAALGDPVRRSDCEVRTV; encoded by the coding sequence ATGTCGCCCTCGTCTCCGACGCTGCTCCCCGACGTCGAGCTCGCACCCGGTCGTCCGCCCCTGGTGTACGCCGAGGCCGCCGGCGATCCGGCGCGCTGGACCGCCGCGCACCGCGACGCGCTGCGGTCCTCGGTCGCCGGGCACGGCTCGGTCCTGGTCCGCGGGCTGGGCCTGACCGACGCCGCCGGAACGGAAGCCGTCTTCCGTCGGCTGGCCGGCTCCCTGATGGCCGACCGGGAGCCCTTCGCGCCCAGGCGCCGGTACGCGGACGGCGTGTACTCCTCCACCAAGTGGCCGGCGAACCAGCAGATGTGCATGCACCACGAGGCGAGCTACGCGCTGGAGTTCCCGGGACTGCTGCTGTTCGCCTGCCTGGAGGCACCCGGAACGGGCGGCGCGACCTGTGTGGCCGACGGCTCGGCCGTGCTCGACGCGCTGCCCGCCGACCTGACCGAGCGGTTCGAACGGGAGGGCTGGCTGCTGAACCGCACGTACAACGACGAGATAGGCGCGTCGGTGGCCGAGGCCTTCGGCACCGACGACCGCGACGCCGTCGAACGCTACTGCCGCGACCACGGCATCGCCTGGGAATGGCGGCCGGACGGCTCCCTGCGCACCAGCCAGCACCGCAGCGCCGTGGTCCGCCACCCGGTCACCGGCCGCCGCTGCTGGTTCAACCAGATCGCCTTCCTCAGCGAGTGGACGATGGATCCCGAGGTCCGCGAATACCTGGTGGACGTGTACGGGCCCGACGGACTGCCGTTCACCACCCGTTTCGGGGGCGGCGACCCGATCGACGAGGACCTCGTCCGCACCGTCAACGAGGTGTACGAAGCACACACCGTGCGCGAAGCGTGGCGCGCCGGAGACCTGCTGCTCGTCGACAACATCCGCAGCGCGCACAGCCGGGAGCCCTTCGACGGCCCGCGCGAGGTGCTGGCCGCGCTGGGCGACCCGGTGCGGCGCTCCGACTGTGAGGTGAGGACAGTATGA
- a CDS encoding non-ribosomal peptide synthetase, producing MATVPRWALDPVPGTAEYDVPLPAGVAAGPAEVLAAHHRVLAALSGESETTTDDSGLWVSVTDRTLRLRYRTDLLDAQAAARIAGYHLTALAEPGRRSLLSQDELRYQLEQLAGPSRELPDRRVHELFEERAAAHPDAVAAVHGDRCWTYAELNSRANKLGRALLARGLEREGVVAVVMERNLDWMAAVLAVLKAGGVYLPVEPHFPAARITAALDRAGCALVLTEHGGDAAVEGTARTLFVADAYAEAHPDGDLGMPVSAGQLAYTYFTSGSTGEPKGAMCEHAGFLNHVLAKLDDLGIGAGDVVAQTAPQCFDISLWQLLAAPVAGGRTLLVGQDTILDVPRFVDTVVRGRANVLQLVPSYLEAVLAELEQRPRELADLRCVSVTGEAVKKELVERWFAARPGTPLVNAYGLTETSDDTNHEVMRRVPEEDRVPLGRPIANVRVYVVDEDLTPVPLGAPGEIVFSGVCVGRGYVNDPERTKAAFTDDPYRPGERLYRSGDHGRWLPDGKLEFLGRRDSQVKIRGFRIEIGEIENALLRVPGVRDGAVVVVRGTRLAAFCTGPESVGADTVRERLAASLPAYMVPAVVHWRERLPLTANSKTDRRTLTALAEDLDAGSDEDTGTPDRPGTPDERRMAAAWAEVLGVPEDRIGRLDHFFDRGGTSLAAVKLAIALNRAITLKDVVRRPVLADLAGLLERPAS from the coding sequence ATGGCAACAGTTCCGCGCTGGGCGCTCGATCCGGTGCCGGGGACGGCCGAGTACGACGTGCCGCTTCCGGCGGGGGTGGCCGCAGGGCCCGCCGAGGTGCTCGCCGCCCACCACCGGGTCCTGGCGGCGCTGTCCGGCGAGAGCGAGACCACCACCGACGACTCCGGGCTGTGGGTGAGCGTCACCGACCGCACACTGCGGCTGCGGTACCGCACCGATCTCCTGGACGCCCAGGCGGCCGCCCGGATCGCGGGCTACCACCTCACCGCCCTCGCCGAACCTGGGCGACGAAGCCTGCTGTCGCAGGACGAACTCCGATACCAGCTGGAGCAATTGGCGGGACCGAGCCGGGAGCTGCCCGACCGACGGGTCCACGAACTGTTCGAGGAGCGCGCCGCCGCCCACCCGGACGCGGTGGCGGCCGTCCACGGCGACCGGTGCTGGACCTACGCCGAACTCAACTCGCGGGCCAACAAGTTGGGCCGGGCCCTGCTGGCACGGGGCCTGGAGCGCGAGGGCGTGGTCGCCGTCGTGATGGAGCGGAACCTGGACTGGATGGCCGCCGTGCTGGCCGTCCTCAAGGCAGGCGGGGTGTACCTGCCCGTCGAGCCGCACTTCCCGGCCGCGCGGATCACGGCCGCACTCGACCGCGCGGGCTGCGCCCTCGTCCTCACCGAGCACGGCGGCGACGCCGCCGTCGAGGGGACGGCCCGGACCCTGTTCGTGGCCGACGCGTACGCCGAGGCCCACCCGGACGGCGATCTCGGGATGCCCGTCTCGGCCGGTCAACTCGCCTACACCTACTTCACGTCCGGCTCCACCGGCGAGCCCAAGGGCGCGATGTGCGAGCACGCCGGGTTCCTCAACCATGTGCTCGCCAAGCTCGACGACCTCGGTATCGGCGCCGGGGACGTGGTCGCGCAGACCGCGCCCCAGTGCTTCGACATCTCCCTGTGGCAGCTGCTGGCCGCGCCGGTGGCCGGCGGGCGGACCCTGCTGGTCGGCCAGGACACGATCCTGGACGTGCCCCGTTTCGTGGACACGGTCGTCCGGGGCAGGGCCAATGTGCTCCAGCTCGTGCCGTCGTATCTCGAGGCCGTGCTCGCCGAACTGGAGCAGCGGCCGCGTGAACTGGCGGACCTGCGCTGTGTGTCGGTCACCGGCGAGGCGGTGAAGAAGGAACTGGTCGAACGCTGGTTCGCGGCCCGGCCCGGGACACCCCTGGTCAACGCGTACGGGCTGACGGAGACCTCGGACGACACCAACCACGAGGTCATGCGCCGAGTGCCCGAAGAGGACCGGGTGCCGCTCGGGCGGCCGATCGCCAACGTGCGGGTGTACGTCGTCGACGAGGATCTGACGCCCGTGCCGCTGGGGGCGCCGGGCGAGATCGTGTTCTCCGGAGTCTGTGTCGGCCGCGGGTACGTCAACGATCCCGAGCGCACGAAGGCCGCGTTCACCGATGACCCGTACCGGCCCGGTGAGCGGCTGTACCGCAGCGGCGACCACGGGCGCTGGCTGCCCGACGGGAAGCTGGAGTTCCTCGGCCGCCGGGACAGCCAGGTGAAGATCCGGGGCTTCCGGATCGAGATCGGCGAGATCGAGAACGCGCTGCTGCGGGTGCCCGGAGTCCGGGACGGCGCGGTGGTCGTGGTCCGCGGCACCCGGCTGGCGGCGTTCTGCACCGGCCCCGAGTCCGTCGGCGCGGACACGGTACGGGAGCGGCTGGCCGCCTCGCTGCCCGCGTACATGGTCCCGGCGGTCGTCCACTGGCGGGAGCGGCTGCCGCTGACCGCCAACAGCAAGACCGACCGCCGCACGCTCACCGCCCTCGCCGAGGACCTCGACGCGGGGAGCGACGAGGACACCGGGACACCGGACCGGCCCGGGACGCCTGACGAGCGTCGGATGGCCGCCGCCTGGGCCGAGGTGCTCGGTGTCCCCGAGGACCGGATCGGCCGCCTCGACCACTTCTTCGACCGCGGCGGCACCTCGCTGGCCGCCGTGAAACTGGCGATCGCCCTGAACCGGGCGATCACCCTCAAGGACGTCGTCCGCCGTCCGGTCCTCGCTGACCTGGCCGGGCTCCTCGAACGACCCGCCTCGTGA
- a CDS encoding phosphopantetheine-binding protein yields MGGNSGAGTESVLAEVLAGVVRKEHIPVDSHFFDDLGANSLVMAHFCARVRKRPDLPAVSMRDVYGHPTIRRLAAALAETPAEAPVAVPAEPHEPGSTARYALCGTLQFLVFAGYCLLAGTATARGYDWVAGADGVAAVYGRSVVFGSALFAAACALPVLAKWLLVGRWKETAFPVWSLAHLRWWTVKALLRANPMVLFVGSPLYVLYLRALGARIGPGVTILSRSVPVCTDLLTIGAGTVIRKDCHFLCYEARAGRIRTGRVTLGSGVYVGEKTVLDIGTTMGDDSQLGHSSALYDGLAVPAGQRWHGSPAQRTDIDHVRIPPAHCSTARRFGYGLAGLLQTLLLYVPLGLGGAHLLLTAAPELEVLVAPDSQDLASARFYVEALALSLALFTAFLVIGLAIVTLVPRLLRPFLRPDRVYPLYGFHYSVHRAIARLTNIKFFTWLCGDSSYIVPYLRALGYDLRAVEQTGSNFGTEVQHETPYLATVGSGTMVADGLSIVNADFSATSFRVSRTTIGPHNFLGNHIAYPAGGRTGENVLLATKVMVPLDGEIREGVGLLGSPCFEIPRSVERDTRFDHLREGDELRRRLAAKNRYNLRSMGLFLFIRWLHWFGLTVLGFTAVDLYGVHGVHGAVGGPLIGASLMAALVFTVFYYVLVERLIGHFRPLRPLLCSIYDPRFWQQERLWKVPAHHLVVFNGTPFKNLVWRLLGVRLGRRVFDDGCSITERTLTAIGDDCTLAAHTKVQAHSQEDGTYKSDHITIGAGCTLGTGSLVHYGVSMGDGAVLAPDSFLMKGEEMPPGARWGGNPAVARRPA; encoded by the coding sequence GTGGGGGGAAATTCCGGCGCCGGCACCGAAAGCGTTCTCGCCGAGGTGCTGGCCGGTGTAGTACGCAAGGAACACATACCGGTCGACAGTCATTTCTTCGACGATCTGGGCGCCAACTCGCTGGTCATGGCCCACTTCTGCGCCCGGGTCCGGAAACGCCCGGACCTGCCGGCGGTCTCCATGCGGGACGTCTACGGGCATCCGACGATCCGCCGACTGGCGGCGGCCCTCGCCGAGACACCGGCCGAGGCCCCCGTGGCCGTCCCGGCCGAGCCGCACGAGCCGGGCAGCACGGCACGGTACGCACTGTGCGGGACCCTGCAGTTCCTCGTCTTCGCCGGGTACTGCCTGCTCGCCGGGACCGCCACCGCCCGCGGCTACGACTGGGTGGCCGGCGCCGACGGCGTGGCCGCGGTCTACGGCCGCTCGGTGGTCTTCGGCAGCGCCCTGTTCGCCGCCGCCTGCGCTCTTCCGGTACTGGCCAAGTGGCTGCTGGTCGGCCGTTGGAAGGAGACCGCGTTCCCGGTCTGGAGCCTCGCCCACCTGCGCTGGTGGACGGTGAAGGCGTTGTTGCGGGCCAACCCGATGGTCCTGTTCGTCGGCAGCCCCCTGTACGTGCTGTACCTGCGGGCGCTGGGCGCGCGCATCGGCCCCGGCGTGACGATCCTGTCCCGCTCGGTGCCGGTCTGCACCGACCTGCTGACCATCGGCGCCGGCACGGTGATCCGCAAGGACTGCCACTTCCTGTGCTACGAGGCGCGCGCCGGCCGGATCCGCACCGGTCGCGTCACCCTGGGCAGCGGGGTGTACGTCGGCGAGAAGACCGTCCTCGACATCGGCACGACGATGGGCGACGACTCCCAGCTCGGCCACTCCTCCGCCCTGTACGACGGCCTCGCGGTCCCGGCGGGACAGCGCTGGCACGGCTCACCGGCCCAGCGCACCGACATCGACCACGTCCGGATCCCGCCGGCGCACTGCTCCACCGCACGCCGGTTCGGATACGGGCTGGCGGGCCTGCTCCAGACGCTGCTGCTGTACGTCCCGCTCGGCCTCGGCGGCGCGCATCTGCTGCTCACAGCGGCCCCCGAGCTGGAGGTGCTGGTCGCCCCGGACTCCCAGGACCTGGCCTCGGCCCGCTTCTACGTCGAGGCACTCGCACTGTCCCTCGCGCTGTTCACGGCCTTCCTGGTCATCGGCCTGGCGATCGTGACCCTGGTGCCCCGGCTGCTGCGGCCGTTCCTGCGCCCGGACCGGGTCTACCCGCTCTACGGCTTCCACTACTCGGTGCACCGGGCGATCGCCCGGCTGACCAACATCAAGTTCTTCACGTGGCTGTGCGGCGACAGCTCGTACATCGTCCCCTATCTGCGGGCCCTCGGTTACGACCTCCGCGCGGTGGAGCAGACGGGCTCCAACTTCGGTACCGAGGTACAGCACGAGACGCCGTACCTGGCCACGGTCGGCAGCGGCACCATGGTCGCCGACGGGCTGTCGATCGTGAACGCCGACTTCTCCGCCACGTCCTTCCGCGTCTCGCGCACCACGATCGGTCCGCACAACTTCCTCGGCAACCACATCGCCTATCCGGCGGGCGGCCGCACCGGCGAGAACGTCCTGCTGGCGACGAAGGTGATGGTCCCGCTCGACGGGGAGATCCGCGAGGGCGTGGGCCTGCTCGGCTCGCCCTGCTTCGAGATCCCCCGCTCGGTGGAGCGCGACACCCGTTTCGACCATCTCCGGGAGGGCGACGAACTGCGCCGTCGGCTCGCCGCGAAGAACCGGTACAACCTGCGCTCGATGGGCCTGTTCCTGTTCATCCGCTGGCTGCACTGGTTCGGCCTCACCGTGCTCGGCTTCACCGCGGTCGACCTGTACGGCGTCCACGGCGTCCACGGCGCCGTCGGTGGCCCGCTGATCGGCGCGTCCCTGATGGCTGCGCTGGTGTTCACCGTCTTCTACTACGTCCTGGTGGAACGGCTGATCGGGCACTTCCGGCCACTGCGGCCCCTGCTGTGCTCGATCTACGACCCGCGCTTCTGGCAGCAGGAACGGCTGTGGAAGGTGCCCGCCCACCACCTCGTGGTGTTCAACGGGACCCCGTTCAAGAACCTCGTCTGGCGACTGCTGGGCGTCCGGCTCGGCCGCCGGGTCTTCGACGACGGCTGCTCCATCACCGAGCGCACGCTCACCGCGATCGGCGACGACTGCACACTCGCCGCGCACACCAAGGTGCAGGCCCACTCGCAGGAGGACGGCACCTACAAGTCCGACCACATCACGATCGGCGCCGGCTGCACGCTCGGGACCGGCTCGCTCGTGCACTACGGCGTCTCGATGGGGGACGGCGCCGTACTCGCTCCCGACTCCTTCCTGATGAAGGGCGAGGAGATGCCACCGGGGGCGCGATGGGGCGGCAATCCGGCGGTCGCACGGCGGCCCGCCTGA
- a CDS encoding YihY/virulence factor BrkB family protein: MQAASESPQPPASGRLHRARALYRNVSKRRTAWLLLKDTVNSCMEYRILGLAAEAAFFTLLSVPPLLLSMIGLLGYVDDWTGADTIASLETNLLEASRTVLSDKGVTQIAQPILHDVMKGGRPDVISIGFLFALWSGSRAVNVFIDTITVMYGLDGVRGIVKTRLMAFLLFIVALLIGSIALPLMVAGPDAVVNIVSWSTTVVQVLYWPVVIVLSIVFLTTLYHVSVPVRSPWIEDVPGALVALGMWVLGSFLLRIYLTNTVEGPTIYGSLAAPVAVLLWIGVSAFAVLVGAAVNAAIDRVWPAAATAAARAANERLREAQVAEYVARATAARESDPNAPYDPDDPDMPSEFPERWSRFLPPEDLTSRLRTHVKNPHPPHKPEGS, from the coding sequence GTGCAGGCAGCAAGTGAATCCCCTCAACCACCCGCCTCCGGGCGTCTCCACCGGGCGCGTGCCCTCTACCGGAACGTCTCGAAGCGCAGGACCGCCTGGCTGTTGCTCAAGGACACCGTCAACTCGTGCATGGAGTACCGGATCCTGGGCCTGGCCGCCGAGGCCGCGTTCTTCACGCTGCTGTCCGTCCCGCCGTTGCTGCTCAGCATGATCGGGCTGCTCGGCTACGTCGACGACTGGACCGGCGCCGACACCATCGCGAGCCTGGAGACCAACCTCCTGGAGGCTTCGCGCACGGTCCTGTCCGACAAGGGCGTCACACAGATCGCCCAGCCGATCCTGCACGACGTGATGAAGGGCGGCAGGCCCGACGTCATCTCCATCGGCTTCCTGTTCGCCCTGTGGTCGGGGTCCCGCGCGGTGAACGTCTTCATAGACACCATCACCGTGATGTACGGCCTCGACGGCGTCCGGGGCATCGTGAAGACCCGCCTGATGGCGTTCCTGCTGTTCATCGTGGCGCTGCTGATCGGCTCGATCGCGCTGCCGCTGATGGTGGCCGGGCCGGACGCGGTGGTGAACATCGTGTCGTGGTCCACGACGGTCGTGCAGGTGCTCTACTGGCCCGTCGTCATCGTGCTGTCCATCGTCTTCCTGACCACGCTCTACCACGTGTCGGTGCCCGTGCGCTCCCCGTGGATCGAGGACGTGCCCGGCGCCCTGGTCGCCCTGGGCATGTGGGTGCTCGGCAGTTTCCTGCTGCGCATCTACCTCACCAACACCGTCGAGGGCCCCACCATCTACGGCTCGCTCGCCGCGCCCGTCGCCGTGCTGCTGTGGATCGGTGTGTCCGCGTTCGCCGTCCTGGTCGGCGCCGCGGTCAACGCGGCCATCGACCGGGTCTGGCCGGCCGCCGCGACGGCCGCGGCGCGCGCCGCCAACGAACGCCTGCGCGAGGCCCAGGTCGCCGAGTACGTCGCCCGCGCCACCGCGGCCCGCGAGTCCGACCCCAACGCCCCCTACGACCCCGACGATCCCGACATGCCGTCCGAGTTCCCGGAACGCTGGTCCCGCTTCCTGCCTCCGGAGGACCTGACCTCCCGCCTGCGCACCCACGTGAAGAACCCCCACCCGCCGCACAAGCCGGAGGGTTCCTAG
- a CDS encoding helix-turn-helix domain-containing protein, producing MYTERASRQAGAVVWTNTPSGSGPASVLPDGCMDLLWNEGRLLVAGPDTRAYVPTGGPSGWAGVRFYPGTAPALLGVPAHELRDRRVPLSDLRPAVEVRRLTAQVNAAADPASGLEEVALRWAAAAEPPDPLLRRLVTALDRGRPVAATADELGFGARQLHRRSLTAFGYGPKTLARVLRLQRALALARAGVPFAETAARSGFADQAHLARDVRELAGMPLSRLLARSG from the coding sequence GTGTACACGGAGCGGGCGTCCCGGCAGGCCGGGGCGGTGGTGTGGACGAACACCCCGTCCGGCTCCGGACCGGCGTCCGTCCTGCCCGACGGGTGCATGGACCTGCTGTGGAACGAGGGCCGGCTCCTGGTCGCCGGACCCGACACGCGCGCGTACGTCCCCACGGGCGGGCCGAGCGGCTGGGCGGGAGTCCGCTTCTACCCCGGCACCGCGCCCGCCCTCCTGGGAGTCCCCGCGCACGAGCTGCGCGACCGGCGCGTGCCGCTGTCCGACCTGCGCCCGGCCGTCGAGGTGCGGCGGCTCACCGCGCAGGTGAACGCGGCCGCCGACCCGGCGAGCGGCCTGGAGGAGGTGGCCCTGCGCTGGGCCGCCGCCGCCGAACCCCCGGACCCGCTCCTACGACGGCTCGTCACCGCCCTCGACAGGGGCCGCCCGGTCGCTGCCACCGCCGACGAACTCGGCTTCGGCGCCCGCCAGTTGCACCGCCGTTCTCTGACGGCCTTCGGCTATGGCCCGAAGACACTCGCCCGGGTGCTCCGACTGCAACGCGCCCTCGCGCTGGCCCGCGCCGGGGTCCCGTTCGCGGAGACGGCGGCCCGGTCCGGGTTCGCGGACCAGGCCCATCTGGCACGGGACGTACGGGAGTTGGCGGGAATGCCGCTCAGTCGTCTACTGGCCCGCTCCGGGTAG
- a CDS encoding VOC family protein: MSPRFDAIGLVASDMAASVTFYRRLGFAFPEGAEDAPHAEAELPGGLRLLLDTEETVRSFLPGWQPPAGGGRASLALRCDSPSEVDSVYETLVGAGHHGELKPWDAFWGQRYAVVLDPDGNGVDLFAPLPGAGQ, encoded by the coding sequence ATGAGTCCACGATTCGATGCCATCGGCCTGGTGGCCTCCGACATGGCCGCCTCCGTCACCTTCTACCGCCGACTCGGCTTCGCCTTCCCCGAGGGCGCCGAGGACGCGCCACATGCCGAGGCCGAGCTGCCGGGCGGACTGCGGCTGTTGCTCGACACGGAGGAGACCGTGCGCTCCTTCCTTCCCGGGTGGCAGCCACCGGCCGGGGGCGGGCGCGCCTCGCTCGCGCTGCGGTGCGACAGTCCGTCCGAGGTCGACTCCGTGTACGAGACCCTGGTCGGCGCCGGTCACCACGGTGAGCTGAAGCCGTGGGACGCCTTCTGGGGGCAGCGGTACGCCGTGGTGCTCGACCCGGACGGCAACGGCGTCGACCTGTTCGCGCCGCTACCCGGAGCGGGCCAGTAG
- a CDS encoding DedA family protein codes for MPDWINLTESLIASPALYAVLIAVSLLDSFLPLIPSEPVVLLAGIAGATGQTNIMLVIAATTVGAFLGDLVPYAIGRLMGERVLKRLPVGTKRRKAYNWFKRELELRGGFVLVSTRFIPVGRYLATGTAGVVRYPLRRFMLYVAISTSTWSSYTALSGYLGGVFFQENTLLAIAVGVGLAFAVTGAVEFSRYVRRRRNPVKPDDIVAEYR; via the coding sequence ATGCCGGACTGGATAAATCTCACGGAGTCGTTGATAGCGTCGCCCGCACTCTACGCCGTACTCATCGCGGTGTCCTTACTCGACTCTTTCCTCCCGTTGATCCCGAGTGAACCCGTCGTGCTCCTCGCCGGTATCGCCGGCGCAACCGGACAGACGAACATCATGCTTGTCATCGCCGCCACGACAGTCGGCGCCTTTCTCGGCGACCTCGTTCCCTACGCCATCGGCCGGTTGATGGGGGAACGCGTATTGAAGCGCCTGCCAGTCGGCACCAAACGCCGGAAGGCGTACAACTGGTTCAAACGCGAACTTGAATTACGCGGCGGTTTTGTACTCGTCTCCACGCGATTCATTCCGGTCGGACGCTATCTCGCCACGGGAACGGCGGGAGTGGTGAGATACCCACTGCGCAGGTTCATGCTGTACGTTGCGATTTCGACCTCCACATGGAGTTCCTATACCGCACTGTCGGGATACCTCGGTGGCGTCTTCTTCCAGGAGAATACGCTTCTTGCTATTGCCGTCGGCGTCGGGCTCGCGTTCGCGGTGACCGGTGCGGTGGAGTTCTCACGATATGTTCGGCGCCGCAGGAATCCTGTCAAGCCGGACGATATCGTCGCCGAATATCGTTGA